Part of the Arthrobacter sp. MMS18-M83 genome is shown below.
AGACTCCGCTGATCGGATGGAAGCCGGACTACGAAGAGTTGTCAGATTTCGTTCGCCTGACCTACCCGCAGGCATTCGCAGGGGTGCCGGCGATCTCGATCCCATGCGGCTTTACATCCGAGGGTATGCCGATCGGGCTCCAACTCACGGGGGGCTATTGGAAAGATGCAACCCTCATTGAGGCTGCTATGGCCTATCAAAGCGTAACCGACTTCCATAAGGCCCGACCGCAGCCCGTCCCATCCGGCACGGGCGCGACGTTGTGACTCCACCTCAATTGTGCAGCCGGTGTCCGGACAATTGGGTTCCGATTGCCAGCAGGCCCCGGCGAAGGCCTGCTGCCAGCCCACCGCGGTCCTGGTAAGACCACTTCAGAAAGCAATACTGGCGGCGAAAGCCTGAGGCCTACTAACGTCCATTGAAAAGAAAACTGTCAGGAAGGCATGGCAGTTTGTAACCGATAACCGCCCGCTGGAACGGCATGATGTTCCCGACCGGGTCCCCGGCACGGGCGAACTGAGTGATGGACGTGAAGGGGGCATCTGCCACAGCTATCGCAGGGTACTCGAGGGGATCTTGTCCGGGCTCCTTCCCAGGCGGCCCATCCCGCTCGGCCACGAGATCCCGGGCGCCGTCACGGCCCTCGGACCCGACGAAACCGGGTTCACGATGGGCCAGAACATCGCCACCCCCTGTGACATCCCCACGCCCGGGACCAGCATGGACGGCAGATTCGCCTAAAGGTCAAAGTTCGTTATTCCGGTGCCGGAAAAGGGGGTGTGAACCGTCCCGGAATCATGCCGCCAGTTTGTTGGCGGCGTCCTCGGGTAACGGGCCGGTTTGTAGAACGTAGTATTTGGCTCACTTTTCGACCGTC
Proteins encoded:
- a CDS encoding alcohol dehydrogenase catalytic domain-containing protein is translated as MSGLLPRRPIPLGHEIPGAVTALGPDETGFTMGQNIATPCDIPTPGTSMDGRFA